In Coregonus clupeaformis isolate EN_2021a unplaced genomic scaffold, ASM2061545v1 scaf0663, whole genome shotgun sequence, one genomic interval encodes:
- the LOC123485375 gene encoding zinc finger protein 501-like codes for MVERAVAEERAVAEERLVTEVENREEEEEVNGNTDPGESSNPGSDSDPSTTASGNHKQHRQRNSRQKHHHCMDCFTSFYEPEELRRHTCRPHPCSDCRGSFICPTHLKSKQAQKRKTTYPCGQCGKICETPSKLKTHQITHTGEKPYHCSVCGKGCSNSDHLKTHQRTHTGEKPYHCSKCGKSFSQLSTLRNHHLTHTGEKPYLCSHCGKSFSQLANLNTHQLIHTGEKPYLCSQCGKDFRHPRELKSHMRTHTGEKPFHCSQCGKSFSQLSTLKKHQLTHTGEKPYLCSQCGKRFTTLCELKAHQITHTGEKPYHCSQCGDSFTSLYFLKKHQRIHKGGKLFHCSPCGKSFSQSSTLKKHQITHTGEKPYHCSHCGKSFSLSGNLKRHQVTHTVEKPYRCSHCGKSVSQLQHLKTHQLIHTGEKPYHCCQCGKSFSQSSTLKKHQRTHTGEKLCHQI; via the exons ATGGTGGAGAGAGCAGTCGCAGAGGAGAGAGCAGTCGCGGAGGAGAGACTGGTCACAGAAGTGGAGaacagggaagaggaggaagaagtaaATGGTAACACTGACCCAG GAGAGAGCTCCAATCCAGGCTCAGATAGCGATCCCAGTACCACAGCATCAGGAAACCATAAACAACACAGACAGAGGAACTCAAGACAGAAACATCACCACTGCATGGACTGCTTCACTAGTTTCTATGAGCCAGAGGAGTTGAGAAGGCACACTTGTAGGCCCCACCCCTGCTCAGATTGCAGAGGCAGCTTTATTTGTCCAACTCACCTCAAATCAAAACAGGCTCAAAAAAGGAAGACGACATACCCGTGTGGTCAATGTGGGAAGATATGTGAAACACCAAGCAAACTCAAGACGCACCAGATAactcatacaggagagaagccataccacTGCTCTGTTTGTGGGAAGGGTTGCAGTAATTCGGACCATCTAAAGACACACCAGAGAactcatacaggagagaagccttaccactgctccaaaTGCGGAAAGAGTTTCAGTCAGTTATCAACTCTGAGAAACCACCACctaactcacacaggagagaagccttacctctGCTCtcattgtgggaagagtttcagtcAGTTAGCCAACCTAAATACACACCAGttaattcacacaggagagaagccttacctctGCTCTCAATGCGGGAAGGATTTCAGACATCCAAGAGAATTAAAGTCACACATGagaactcacacaggagagaagccgttccactgctcccaatgtggaaagagtttcagTCAGTTATCAACTCTGAAAAAACACCAGCTaacgcacacaggagagaagccttacctctGCTCTCAATGTGGGAAGCGTTTTACCACATTATGTGAACTAAAGGCACACCAGataactcacacaggagagaagccttaccactgctcacaATGTGGGGATAGTTTCACCAGTTTATATTTCCTAAAGAAACACCAGCGAATTCACAAGGGAGGAAAGCTGTTCCACTGCTCCCCGTGTGGTAAGAGTTTCAGTCAGTCATCAACTCTTAAAAAACACCAGATAacgcacacaggggagaaaccttaccactgctctcattgtggaaagagtttcagTCTGTCAGGAAACCTAAAGAGACACCAGGTAACCCACACAGTAGAGAAGCCTTACCGCTGCTCTCATTGCGGGAAGAGTGTCAGTCAGTTACAACACCTAAAGACACACCAGTTAATTCACACCGGAGAGAAGCCATACCACTGCtgtcagtgtgggaagagtttcagtcAGTCATCAACTTTGAAGAAACACCAGAGAactcacacaggagaaaagctgtgtcatcagatCTGA
- the LOC121546329 gene encoding gastrula zinc finger protein XlCGF57.1 yields MDCFTSFYEPEELRRHTCRPHPCSDCRGSILCPTHLKSKQTQKRITTYPCDQCGKICETPSKLKTHQITHTGEKPYHCSVCGKGCSHSDQLKTHQRTHTGEKPYHCSQCGTRFSQLSTLRKHHLTHTGEKPYLCSHCGKSFRQLANLNTHQLIHTGEKPYHCCQCGKDFRHPRDLNSHQRTHTGEKPYHCSQCGTRFSQLSTLKKHNLTHTGEKPYLCSQCGKSFTRLCELKAHQITHTEEKPYHCSHCGDSFTSLYFLKKHQLIHTGGKLFHCSQCGKSFSQSSTLKKHQITHTGEKKFPCHQCGKNFGHSSTLKKHQITHTGEKPYHCAQCGNSFSLVGNLKRHQLTHTVEKPYCCSYCGKSVSQLHHLKTHQLIHTGEKPYNCFHCGKSFSQSSTLKKHQEKSCVIRSEDTSLLTGEKP; encoded by the coding sequence ATGGACTGCTTCACTAGTTTCTATGAGCCAGAGGAGTTGAGAAGGCACACTTGTAGGCCCCACCCCTGCTCAGATTGCAGAGGCAGCATTTTATGTCCAACTCACCTCAAATCAAAACAGACTCAAAAAAGGATTACGACATACCcgtgtgatcaatgtgggaagataTGTGAAACACCAAGCAAACTCAAGACGCACCAGATAactcatacaggagagaagccataccacTGCTCTGTTTGTGGGAAGGGTTGCAGTCATTCAGACCAACTAAAGACACACCAGagaactcacacaggagagaagccttaccactgctcccaatgtGGAACACGTTTCAGTCAGTTATCAACTCTGAGAAAACACCACctaactcacacaggagagaagccatacctctgctctcattgtggaaagagtttccGTCAGTTAGCCAACCTAAATACACACCAGttaattcacacaggagagaagccataccacTGCTGTCAGTGTGGGAAGGATTTCAGACATCCAAGAGACTTAAATTCACACCAGagaactcacacaggagagaagccttaccactgctcccaatgtGGAACACGTTTCAGTCAGTTATCAACTCTGAAAAAACACAATctaactcacacaggagagaagccttacctctgctctcaatgtgggaagagtttcaccaGGTTATGTGAACTGAAGGCACACCAGATAACTCACACagaagagaagccttaccactgctctcatTGTGGGGATAGTTTCACCAGTTTATATTTTCTAAAGAAACACCAGCTAATTCACACTGGAGGAAAGCTgttccactgctcccagtgtgggaagagtttcagcCAGTCATCAACGCTGAAGAAACATCAGATAACTCACACAGGGGAGAAGAAGTTCCCATGCCATCAGTGTGGGAAGAATTTTGGTCATTCATCAACTTTGAAGAAACATCAGATaacgcacacaggagagaaaccttaccactgcgCTCAGTGTGGAAATAGTTTCAGTCTGGTGGGAAACCTAAAGAGACACCAGCTAACCCACACAGTAGAGAAGCCTTACTGCTGTTCGTATTGTGGGAAGAGTGTCAGTCAGTTACACCACCTAAAGACACACCAGttaattcacacaggagagaagccatacaaCTGCTTtcattgtgggaagagtttcagtcAATCATCAACTTTGAAGAAACATCAGGagaaaagctgtgtcatcagatCTGAAGACACCAGCTTGctcacaggggagaagccttaa